Genomic segment of Shewanella sp. OMA3-2:
GGCAGCACAGTAGGCCCAAAAAATGCGGACCTTTATTGGCGCACATTAGTGATGGAAAGCTATGATGGGAAAACATGGCGACAAGACTCGAATATAAAAGAGCTACAAGGTCAATCACGTTACCAAAAATTTAACCGCCCCCTACCACAGGACGACAATCAAAAAACCAATCCACTAGAGTATGTGGTTATTAGCGAGCCAAGCCACCAGCGCTGGCTATACGGGCTTGACCAAGCCTTTAGTCAAGACAGCAATATTGTAGAATTATCCGACTACAGCCTTTACGCCATGCGGCCAGTCGCACAACGTCAAAGTTATCGAGTGGTGTCTTACCCTAATAGCCTAATGGATGAAAGCTTAAGCCCCAATATCCGTAGCATCAATCTTGCTTTACCTGAAAATGCCAATCCGCAAACCAGGCATTTAGCACAAAAGTTTAGTCAGCAATATCCGCAGCCTAAAGCGCGTATTAATGCCATGATGAATTACTTTGCCGAGCAAGCCTATTACTACACACTGAGCCCCCCCGTACTGGGTGATGAACAGATTGATGACTTTTTGTTTAAAAACCGCGCAGGGTTCTGTGCCCATTACGCTTCTGCTTTGGTGTATTTAGCCCGAGCCAGCGGTATCCCAGCCCATATGGTAACCGGCTATCAAGGCGGTGAATACAACCCTAAAGCTGGCTATTACAGTATTTATCAATATATGGCCCACGCCTGGACCGAAGTGTGGTTTGAAGGTGAAGGCTGGCAGCGTTTTGACCCCACGGCCATGATAGCGCCACAACGTATTTTAGATGGCTTTGATGCCACATTTGACAGCCAATCTAGCTACTTACTAGACAGTCCTTTTAGTAGCCTACGTCTGAAGCAATACCCATGGTTAAACGATATACGCAATCAAATTGCCAGCATGGACTATTACTGGAGCGTATGGGTGTTAGGCTTTGATGAGCAACGTAAACAGCAGGTGTTGAAAAAGTTACTTGGTGATATCAGCACCAGTAAAATCGCCATTGCCATGCTGATATGCCTGCTGATTATCTTATTATTTATTGCTTACTTTGCCGGGTTATTTGAGCTTAAGCCAAAACAAGATTTACTGATCCGCCGCTATAAAACCATAACCCAACTGTTAACCTTAAAAGGAATTAACAGCCCACAGCAGCAGCCACCTTTAGCTTATGTGCAACAATTAGC
This window contains:
- a CDS encoding transglutaminase family protein: MHDNFDSIISRNTLFWLLITNVAVLTPQFAHATAWTTAICAICFVWRMGIYYGKVAAPPKILVNGLAIAAAVTLGLVSSQIGLLNALINLLLLGYALKYIEMRELRDVKTVVLVGYFIIALTLLDQQAIINTLHLTLIAIINTSVLVSVYQDKRKPFANLHFSVKIILQSMPLAIVLFVVFPRLGPLWLVPSMKAAKTGLSDEMSFGDISKLTRSDELAFRVGFDNADGSTVGPKNADLYWRTLVMESYDGKTWRQDSNIKELQGQSRYQKFNRPLPQDDNQKTNPLEYVVISEPSHQRWLYGLDQAFSQDSNIVELSDYSLYAMRPVAQRQSYRVVSYPNSLMDESLSPNIRSINLALPENANPQTRHLAQKFSQQYPQPKARINAMMNYFAEQAYYYTLSPPVLGDEQIDDFLFKNRAGFCAHYASALVYLARASGIPAHMVTGYQGGEYNPKAGYYSIYQYMAHAWTEVWFEGEGWQRFDPTAMIAPQRILDGFDATFDSQSSYLLDSPFSSLRLKQYPWLNDIRNQIASMDYYWSVWVLGFDEQRKQQVLKKLLGDISTSKIAIAMLICLLIILLFIAYFAGLFELKPKQDLLIRRYKTITQLLTLKGINSPQQQPPLAYVQQLALELNDIQPQLLQQFNLFTACFVALKYQPLSAPQHKQHLRQYTRLYWTLRFKLLMIKQLK